From the genome of Pogona vitticeps strain Pit_001003342236 chromosome 10, PviZW2.1, whole genome shotgun sequence, one region includes:
- the KLHL36 gene encoding kelch-like protein 36 isoform X1 has product MVSGARIIPLILFFCLFPYTPRSCTMMEGTRQARISRPHNISESSKVYKCADHASLVLQSLNEQRQQGLFCDIVLIVEENKLPAHRNILAVCSDYFNSMFTIGMREAYQKEVELFGSSYTGLKAIMDFLYGCDLSLDGGNIDYILETAHLLQIWKVVDFCCEYLENEVNEENYLYLQELASIYSLRRLDVYIDSFILRNFGTLSFTTDFLQNISTQKLCQYLSSNEVQQDCEHDLLQAALQWLTQYPERENEAYRVLENIHFPLIPKSDLLHRVKPAICSLLPKESNCEGFIEEAVHYHNNVTAQPVLQNKRTALRTCEEKLLFVGGEVSEHCLELSDDTCFLDTRTGQWVRETPLPARRSHHCVAVLGGFIFIAGGSFSRDNGGDAASNLLYRYDPRCNQWIKLASMRQRRVDFYLAAAEDRLLAVGGRNENGALSSVEIYSPAKDVWSYVAGLPRFTYGHAGAVHNEFVYISGGHDYQIGPYRKNLLCYDYRTDVWEEKRPMITARGWHSMCTLEDHIYSIGGSDDYLETMARFDILGVESYSPQCNQWTRVAPLLQANSESGVATWEGKIYILGGYSWEDTIFSRMVQVYDKDKNKWQKGTDLPKAIAGVSACVCALKPQSDDKKKKSKAKRCQDRGR; this is encoded by the exons ATGGTGAGTGGGGCTAGGATAATACCACTtatcctttttttctgcttgtttcCATACACACCAAGGagctgcacaatgatggaaggAACCAGACAAGCCAGGATTTCACGTCCACACAACATAAGTGAATCTTCCAAG gtgTACAAATGTGCTGATCACGCCAGCCTCGTTCTTCAGAGCTTGAATGAACAAAGGCAGCAGGGCCTTTTCTGTGACATCGTCCTGATTGTAGAAGAGAACAAACTTCCTGCCCATCGGAATATTTTAGCAGTCTGCAGTGACTATTTCAACTCTATGTTCACCATCGGCATGCGAGAAGCCTACCAGAAAGAGGTAGAGCTTTTTGGATCTTCGTACACGGGTCTCAAAGCCATAATGGACTTCCTGTACGGCTGTGATCTGTCCCTTGACGGTGGAAACATTGATTACATCCTGGAAACAGCCCACTTGCTGCAGATCTGGAAGGTGGTGGACTTCTGTTGTGAGTATCTGGAGAACGAAGTCAACGAGGAGAACTACTTGTACCTCCAAGAGCTGGCCTCAATCTACAGCCTCAGGCGCCTGGATGTCTACATTGACTCTTTCATCCTGAGGAACTTTGGCACGCTGTCTTTCACGACGGACTTCTTGCAGAACATTTCCACCCAGAAGCTGTGCCAGTACCTCAGCAGCAACGAGGTGCAGCAAGACTGCGAACACGACTTGCTACAGGCTGCGCTCCAGTGGCTGACGCAATATCCAGAACGAGAAAACGAGGCCTACCGAGTCTTGGAAAACATCCATTTCCCTTTGATACCAAAGAGCGACCTGCTACACCGGGTCAAGCCAGCCATCTGCTCCCTCCTTCCAAAGGAAAGCAACTGCGAAGGGTTTATCGAGGAGGCCGTCCACTATCACAACAACGTCACTGCTCAGCCGGTCCTTCAGAACAAGCGGACGGCTCTCCGTACCTGCGAGGAGAAGCTCCTTTTTGTTGGTGGGGAAGTGTCCGAACATTGTCTGGAGCTGAGTGATGACACCTGCTTCCTGGACACCAGAACAGGACAATGGGTGAGGGAAACACCGCTACCCGCCAGGCGGAGCCATCATTGCGTCGCAGTCCTCGGAGGTTTCATCTTTATCGCTGGAGGTAGCTTTTCACGAGACAATGGTGGGGACGCAGCCTCTAATCTTCTATATAGGTATGACCCTCGTTGTAACCAGTGGATAAAG CTTGCCTCCATGAGGCAACGTCGAGTGGACTTCTACCTGGCAGCCGCCGAAGACAGGTTGTTGGCTGTTGGCGGACGGAATGAAAATGGGGCCCTTTCGTCGGTTGAGATCTATAGCCCAGCAAAAGATGTGTGGTCCTATGTGGCAGGCCTGCCGAG GTTTACCTACGGGCATGCTGGTGCTGTCCACAATGAATTTGTTTATATCTCGGGAGGCCACGATTACCAAATCGGCCCCTATCGCAAAAACCTGCTCTGCTACGACTATCGTACCGACGTGTGGGAAGAGAAGAGGCCAATGATCACTGCACGAGGCTGGCACAGCATGTGCACCCTGGAAGATCACATCTACTCTATTGGCGGCAGCGACGACTACCTTGAAACGATGGCCCGTTTTGACATTTTGGGGGTGGAGTCTTACAGCCCACAGTGTAACCAGTGGACAAGAGTCGCGCCCTTGCTACAAGCCAACAGTGAATCTGGCGTGGCCACGTGGGAAGGCAAGATCTACATCCTTGGTGGCTACAGCTGGGAAGACACCATTTTCTCCAGAATGGTCCAGGTGTAcgacaaagacaaaaacaagtgGCAGAAAGGGACAGATCTTCCCAAAGCGATTGCTGGGGTTTCggcttgtgtgtgtgcattaaAACCCCAGTCAGATGACAAGAAGAAAAAATCCAAAGCAAAGCGATGTCAGGATCGAGGGAGATGA
- the KLHL36 gene encoding kelch-like protein 36 isoform X2, with the protein MMEGTRQARISRPHNISESSKVYKCADHASLVLQSLNEQRQQGLFCDIVLIVEENKLPAHRNILAVCSDYFNSMFTIGMREAYQKEVELFGSSYTGLKAIMDFLYGCDLSLDGGNIDYILETAHLLQIWKVVDFCCEYLENEVNEENYLYLQELASIYSLRRLDVYIDSFILRNFGTLSFTTDFLQNISTQKLCQYLSSNEVQQDCEHDLLQAALQWLTQYPERENEAYRVLENIHFPLIPKSDLLHRVKPAICSLLPKESNCEGFIEEAVHYHNNVTAQPVLQNKRTALRTCEEKLLFVGGEVSEHCLELSDDTCFLDTRTGQWVRETPLPARRSHHCVAVLGGFIFIAGGSFSRDNGGDAASNLLYRYDPRCNQWIKLASMRQRRVDFYLAAAEDRLLAVGGRNENGALSSVEIYSPAKDVWSYVAGLPRFTYGHAGAVHNEFVYISGGHDYQIGPYRKNLLCYDYRTDVWEEKRPMITARGWHSMCTLEDHIYSIGGSDDYLETMARFDILGVESYSPQCNQWTRVAPLLQANSESGVATWEGKIYILGGYSWEDTIFSRMVQVYDKDKNKWQKGTDLPKAIAGVSACVCALKPQSDDKKKKSKAKRCQDRGR; encoded by the exons atgatggaaggAACCAGACAAGCCAGGATTTCACGTCCACACAACATAAGTGAATCTTCCAAG gtgTACAAATGTGCTGATCACGCCAGCCTCGTTCTTCAGAGCTTGAATGAACAAAGGCAGCAGGGCCTTTTCTGTGACATCGTCCTGATTGTAGAAGAGAACAAACTTCCTGCCCATCGGAATATTTTAGCAGTCTGCAGTGACTATTTCAACTCTATGTTCACCATCGGCATGCGAGAAGCCTACCAGAAAGAGGTAGAGCTTTTTGGATCTTCGTACACGGGTCTCAAAGCCATAATGGACTTCCTGTACGGCTGTGATCTGTCCCTTGACGGTGGAAACATTGATTACATCCTGGAAACAGCCCACTTGCTGCAGATCTGGAAGGTGGTGGACTTCTGTTGTGAGTATCTGGAGAACGAAGTCAACGAGGAGAACTACTTGTACCTCCAAGAGCTGGCCTCAATCTACAGCCTCAGGCGCCTGGATGTCTACATTGACTCTTTCATCCTGAGGAACTTTGGCACGCTGTCTTTCACGACGGACTTCTTGCAGAACATTTCCACCCAGAAGCTGTGCCAGTACCTCAGCAGCAACGAGGTGCAGCAAGACTGCGAACACGACTTGCTACAGGCTGCGCTCCAGTGGCTGACGCAATATCCAGAACGAGAAAACGAGGCCTACCGAGTCTTGGAAAACATCCATTTCCCTTTGATACCAAAGAGCGACCTGCTACACCGGGTCAAGCCAGCCATCTGCTCCCTCCTTCCAAAGGAAAGCAACTGCGAAGGGTTTATCGAGGAGGCCGTCCACTATCACAACAACGTCACTGCTCAGCCGGTCCTTCAGAACAAGCGGACGGCTCTCCGTACCTGCGAGGAGAAGCTCCTTTTTGTTGGTGGGGAAGTGTCCGAACATTGTCTGGAGCTGAGTGATGACACCTGCTTCCTGGACACCAGAACAGGACAATGGGTGAGGGAAACACCGCTACCCGCCAGGCGGAGCCATCATTGCGTCGCAGTCCTCGGAGGTTTCATCTTTATCGCTGGAGGTAGCTTTTCACGAGACAATGGTGGGGACGCAGCCTCTAATCTTCTATATAGGTATGACCCTCGTTGTAACCAGTGGATAAAG CTTGCCTCCATGAGGCAACGTCGAGTGGACTTCTACCTGGCAGCCGCCGAAGACAGGTTGTTGGCTGTTGGCGGACGGAATGAAAATGGGGCCCTTTCGTCGGTTGAGATCTATAGCCCAGCAAAAGATGTGTGGTCCTATGTGGCAGGCCTGCCGAG GTTTACCTACGGGCATGCTGGTGCTGTCCACAATGAATTTGTTTATATCTCGGGAGGCCACGATTACCAAATCGGCCCCTATCGCAAAAACCTGCTCTGCTACGACTATCGTACCGACGTGTGGGAAGAGAAGAGGCCAATGATCACTGCACGAGGCTGGCACAGCATGTGCACCCTGGAAGATCACATCTACTCTATTGGCGGCAGCGACGACTACCTTGAAACGATGGCCCGTTTTGACATTTTGGGGGTGGAGTCTTACAGCCCACAGTGTAACCAGTGGACAAGAGTCGCGCCCTTGCTACAAGCCAACAGTGAATCTGGCGTGGCCACGTGGGAAGGCAAGATCTACATCCTTGGTGGCTACAGCTGGGAAGACACCATTTTCTCCAGAATGGTCCAGGTGTAcgacaaagacaaaaacaagtgGCAGAAAGGGACAGATCTTCCCAAAGCGATTGCTGGGGTTTCggcttgtgtgtgtgcattaaAACCCCAGTCAGATGACAAGAAGAAAAAATCCAAAGCAAAGCGATGTCAGGATCGAGGGAGATGA